The following proteins are encoded in a genomic region of Maylandia zebra isolate NMK-2024a linkage group LG1, Mzebra_GT3a, whole genome shotgun sequence:
- the rplp2b gene encoding large ribosomal subunit protein P2 — protein MRYVAAYLLAALGGNENPDAKDIKKILESVGIETDDTRLDKVISELKGKNVNDVITTGYGKLASMPAGGAVAVASSAAAGSGGAAAPAAAEEKKEEKKEESEESDDDMGFGLFD, from the exons ATGCGTTACGTTGCTGCTTACCTGCTGGCTGCCCTCGGTGGCAATGAAAACCCTGATGCCAAGGACATCAAGAAGATCCTGGAGAGCGTTGGCATTGAAACCGATGACACACGCCTCGACAAG GTTATCAGTGAGCTGAAGGGCAAGAACGTGAATGACGTTATTACCACAG GTTACGGTAAGCTGGCCAGCATGCCAGCAGGTGGTGCCGTAGCCGTTGCCAGCTCTGCAGCTGCTGGCTCGGGCGGAGCCGCAGCTCCTGCTGCAG ctgaggagaagaaagaggagaagaaggaagagTCTGAGGAGTCCGATGACGACATGGGATTCGGCCTTTTCGATTAA
- the fth1a gene encoding ferritin, heavy polypeptide 1a, with amino-acid sequence MSSQVRQNFHQDCEAAVNRQINLELYASYVYLSMSYYFDRDDQALHNFAKFFHHQSHEEREHAEKLMKLQNQRGGRIFLQDVKKPDRDEWGSGVEALECALQLEKSVNQSLLDLHKLCSEHNDPHMCDFIENHYLDEQVKSIKELADWVTNLRRMGAPQNGMAEYLFDKHTLGKESS; translated from the exons ATGAGTTCCCAGGTCAGACAGAACTTCCACCAGGACTGCGAGGCTGCAGTCAACAGGCAGATCAACCTGGAGCTGTATGCCTCCTACGTCTACTTGTCTATG TCCTACTACTTTGATCGTGATGACCAGGCATTGCACAACTTTGCCAAGTTTTTCCATCATCAGTCGCATGAGGAGCGTGAGCACGCTGAGAAGCTAATGAAACTGCAGAACCAGAGGGGTGGAAGGATCTTCCTCCAAGACGTCAAG AAGCCAGACAGGGATGAGTGGGGCAGCGGTGTCGAGGCTCTTGAATGTGCCCTGCAGCTCGAGAAGAGCGTGAACCAGTCACTGCTGGATTTGCACAAACTCTGCTCTGAACACAATGACCCACAT ATGTGCGACTTCATTGAGAATCACTACCTGGATGAGCAGGTGAAGTCCATCAAAGAGCTGGCTGACTGGGTGACTAATCTGCGCCGCATGGGCGCTCCCCAGAATGGCATGGCGGAGTACCTGTTTGACAAACACACTCTTGGCAAAGAGAGCAGCTAA
- the mcee gene encoding methylmalonyl-CoA epimerase, mitochondrial has protein sequence MASAVLKVAAAGVSRCSRVALWRAHSTTVPLHQGVPASLWKLGRLNHIAIAVPDMEKATALYRDVLGATVSEKVPLPDHGVYTVFVELGNTKLELLHPLGEKSPISGFLLKNKSGGMHHICIEVDDISAVIADLKTKNIRMLSAEPRIGAHGKPVMFLHPKDCDGVLVELEEA, from the exons ATGGCGTCCGCCGTGCTGAAGGTTGCAG CGGCGGGTGTTTCCAGATGCTCTCGCGTCGCGCTCTGGAGGGCACATTCAACAACGGTGCCCCTCCATCAGGGTGTTCCCGCGTCTCTGTGGAAGCTGGGCAGGCTTAACCACATCGCCATCGCTGTCCCCGACATGGAGAAGGCCACGGCGCTGTATCGGGACGTGCTGGGGGCCACGGTGAGTGAGAAGGTGCCCCTGCCCGATCATGGTGTCTACACTGTGTTCGTGGAGCTCGGCAACACCAAgctggagctgctccatccTCTCGGAGAGAAGAGCCCCATCTCGGGCTTCTTGTTGAAAAACAAGTCAGGAGGAATGCATCACATTTGTATCGAG GTAGACGACATTAGCGCTGTGATAGCCGACCTAAAAACCAAGAACATCAGAATGCTTTCGGCGGAGCCGCGGATAGGTGCTCACGGCAAACCGGTCATGTTTCTCCATCCTAAAGACTGTGACGGTGTGCTGGTGGAGCTTGAAGAAGCGTGA
- the mphosph10 gene encoding U3 small nucleolar ribonucleoprotein MPP10 → MASGDVLGVLEECVKKINANTAQPENFLGLQDEVATDFTSITKTLYDLHKAQEPGHYTGSPLAQLVVENFDEEQIWQELELQNKAVLKHFKNTIDEALADETLTVLEEEEQEESGQEEEGASADNDDDEEEEEEEQELEPPRRTKKMAVEEDDNTEDDSDLDFDVDALEKKEKQKKDTGRKASKAKVVPSEVDDKFFKLSEMEAFLDDMDKREGKEDEDDVDYFQDLPSDEDDDLDLEQIISTKKQKKNTVKSSRNLKYKDFFDAVDSEPAKTDDPSDGEDDSVDESQEEGEEVIDDDYDGEEEGDDEEEERGQSRSSHKKVTFNLSDDEDSEGEDVEDILGGKAKGSAKSEAKSSFEKRQEKMSQKIEELEKAALAEKPWQLSGEVTAQTRPENSMLEEDVAFEQTSRTAPAITEETTLQLEDIIKQRIKDQAFDDVVRKEKPKEEVFEYKKRLTLDHEKSKQSLAEIYEQEYLKQNQQKTEEEENPAHVEIQKLMDTLFLKLDALSNFHFTPKPPVPEVKVVSNLPSITMEEVAPVSTSDATLLAPEEIKEKNKAGDLLGATEKTSTDKKRERRNKKKVKRLKIKEKEKKQKLKEANKTEENKKPSKAQVTETLKKVTKGGKATILKDEGKDKALRSSQAFFSQLQDQVKSQIKSAKDQPSKKKKKNKEVSVSKLKL, encoded by the exons ATGGCTAGTGGAGATGTGCTCGGTGTTCTGGAAGAGTgtgtaaagaaaataaatgccaACACAGCACAGCCAGAAAACTTCCTCGG CCTTCAAGATGAAGTGGCAACAGACTTTACCTCCATCACTAAGACTCTGTATGACCTCCACAAAGCTCAGGAACCTGGACATTATACAGGAAGCCCGCTAGCTCAGCTGGTTGTGGAAAATTTTGATGAAGAACAGATTTGGCAGGAGCTAGAGCTGCAGAACAAAGCCGTActgaaacactttaaaaacaccaTAGACGAAGCTTTAGCAGATGAGACGTTAACTGtgctggaggaagaggagcaggaaGAGAGTGgtcaagaagaagaaggagcatCAGCAGATAATGATGAcgatgaagaagaagaggaggaggaacaaGAATTGGAACCACCGAGACGGACAAAGAAAATGGCTGTGGAGGAAGACGATAACACAGAGGATGACTCTGATTTGGATTTTGATGTGGATGCTctggagaaaaaagagaaacagaagaaGGATACAGGAAGGAAGGCATCCAAAGCAAAAGTGGTGCCCTCTGAGGTTGATGATAAGTTCTTTAAACTGTCAGAGATGGAGGCATTTTTGGATGATATGGACAAGCGCGAGGGAAAGGAGGATGAAGATGACGTAGACTATTTTCAGGATCTGCCCtcagatgaggatgatgatcTTGACCTAGAGCAAATCATTTCCaccaaaaagcaaaagaaaaatact GTGAAGAGCTCCAGGAATCTCAAGTACAAGGACTTCTTTGACGCCGTGGACAGCGAACCCGCTAAAACAGACGACCCGTCAGATGGAGAGGATGACAGCGTGGATGAAAGCCAGGAGGAAGGTGAAGAAGTAATAGATGACGACTATGATGGCGAAGAGGAGGGTGATGATGA GGAAGAGGAGAGGGGTCAGTCTAGGTCGTCTCATAAGAAAGTGACCTTTAATCTCTCGGATGATGAAGACAGCGAgggagaggatgtggaggacATTTTGGGAGGAAAAGCCAAAGGCTCAGCCAAGTCTGAAGCAAAATCATCGTTTGAGAAACGGCAAGAAAAG ATGTCCCAGAAGATTGAAGAGCTAGAGAAAGCAGCTTTAGCAGAGAAACCCTGGCAGCTGTCCGGAGAAGTAACTGCACAGACCCGTCCTGAAAACAGCATGCTGGAGGAAGACGTGGCGTTTGAGCAGACGTCCAGGACGG cCCCTGCAATCACAGAAGAAACTACACTACAGCTGGAAGACATCATCAAACAGAGAATTAAAGACCAA GCTTTCGATGACGTGGTTCGCAAAGAGAAGCCTAAGGAGGAGGTGTTTGAGTACAAGAAGAGGCTCACGTTGGACCATGAGAAGAGCAAGCAGAGTTTAGCAGAAATCTATGAGCAAGAATATCTCAAGCAGAATCAg CAAAaaacggaggaggaggagaacccAGCCCATGTAGAAATTCAGAAGCTTATGGACACACTCTTCCTAAAGTTAGATGCTCTTTCCAACTTCCACTTCACACCTAAGCCG CCCGTTCCTGAGGTCAAAGTGGTGTCTAATTTGCCATCCATTACAATGGAGGAGGTGGCTCCTGTCAGCACTAGTGATGCTACGCTACTCGCACCAGAAGAAATCAAG GAGAAGAACAAAGCGGGAGATTTGCTGGGAGCGACAGAGAAGACATCAACAGACAAGAAACGTGAGAGGCGCAACAAAAAGAAGGTTAAGCGATTGAAGAtcaaagagaaggaaaagaaacagaaacttaAAGAGGCCAATAAAACAGAGGAGAACAAAAAGCCATCGAAGGCTCAAGTGACAGAAACCCTCAAGAAAGTCACAAAAGGAGGCAAAGCGACGATACTCAAG GACGAGGGGAAGGACAAGGCTCTGCGGTCCTCTCAAGCGTTCTTCTCTCAGCTGCAGGACCAGGTCAAAAGTCAGATCAAAAGCGCAAAGGACCagccttcaaagaagaagaagaaaaacaaagaggttTCTGTTAGCAAACTCAAGTTATAA
- the ist1 gene encoding IST1 homolog — protein sequence MLGGGFKSERLRVNLRLVINRLKLLEKKKTELAQKARKEIADYLSSGKDERARIRVEHIIREDYLVEAMEILELYCDLLLTRFGLIQSMKELDPGLQEAVSTLIWAAPRLQSEVSELKIVSEQLCAKYSKEYGKLCRTNQIGTVNDRLMHKLSVEAPPKILVERYLIEIAKNYNVPYEPDAMVRPEVCTGEEADLIDVDNDRKFGGGGGGGFTAPLAPGIHMPMPMPMAMPMPTAFNYPPPNGAEPFHAPVGTYNSFQPPMGGGQPPQLPTSPPTYESIDDLTEKPSVPSQGVGPAPSAQIYDNNALPELPSVPDTLPTSSLGRSNTTSDDIDFDDLTRRFEELKKKT from the exons ATGCTGGGAGGAGGTTTCAaatcagagaggctgagagTCAATCTCCGACTGGTCATCAACCGACTCAAACTccttgagaaaaagaaaa CTGAGCTTGCTCAGAAGGCCAGGAAAGAGATTGCAGATTACCTGTCATCAGGTAAGGATGAGCGGGCACGGATCCGTGTGGAGCACATCATCAGAGAGGACTATCTGGTTGAAGCCATGGAGATCTTAGAGCTTTACTGTGACCTGCTGTTGACTCGCTTTGGCCTCATTCAGTCCATGAA AGAACTAGATCCAGGCTTACAGGAAGCAGTGTCCACTCTCATCTGGGCAGCTCCTCGTCTGCAGTCAGAGGTGTCTGAGCTAAAAATT GTGTCTGaacagctgtgtgcaaaatATAGCAAGGAGTACGGCAAGCTATGCAGGACAAACCAGATTGGCACAGTCAACGACAGg CTGATGCACAAACTGAGTGTTGAGGCTCCTCCCAAGATCTTGGTCGAGCGCTACTTGATAGAGATCGCAAAGAACTACAATGTCCCCTATGAACCTGACGCCATGGTCCGG CCCGAGGTGTGTACTGGGGAGGAGGCAGACCTGATTGATGTCGACAATGACAGGAAgtttggaggaggaggtggtggaggattCACAGCTCCTCTAGCTCCTGGAATCCATATGCCTATGCCCATGCCTATGGCTATGCCAATGCCAACAGCTTTCAACTATCCACCTCCCAATGGAGCT GAACCGTTTCATGCACCCGTTGGAACCTACAACAGCTTCCAGCCCCCCATGGGAGGAGGGCAGCCACCTCAGTTGCCCACTTCTCCCCCTACATACGAGTCT attgACGACCTAACTGAAAAACCTTCTGTTCCTTCCCAGGGCGTAG GTCCCGCTCCTTCGGCTCAGATTTATGACAACAACGCTCTTCCAGAACTCCCATCTGTTCCTGACACACTCCCAACATCCTCCTTGGGCAGAAGCAACACCACCTCGGATGACATTGACTTTGATGATTTGACGCGGCGCTTtgaggagctgaagaagaagaCCTAA